The Medicago truncatula cultivar Jemalong A17 chromosome 7, MtrunA17r5.0-ANR, whole genome shotgun sequence genome includes the window AATCCAAGCAATTGTGCTCCTACTAAAGAAGGGCAAAAGAACATCATGGTCTAGCGGTATAAGTGTATAAACAAAAACCTAAACACATGAAAAAACACCTTTACCGTGGAAAAAATGCAAGGACCCAGCTAGAAGATCTTAATGAAGTTTTACTACAGGAAATGGCCACGGTCTCAAGGCCTATCAAAATGATCTATTTGATTTCACAAATATTAGCAGAGCCAAAACGGATAATTCAAATTTCTCATATTCCTAGTTTCTTACTATCACTCAACAGCAAAGTTACCTAAAAGAAAACAGATTGAATTGATACTATAATAAAAGATTCCATGAAGGACCCAGTTGCCAATTGGCTTAGACCGAGTTATTACTAAATTTGATATGTATTTAATTGATTGATCACAACGACAAACAAATACCCACCTTAACGCATTCAAATtgccattgttgactcggtttGCCCGTGCAACCATTGAATGAGGTAAATCCGTATAAAATTTCTCCATTGATGTGGTATCTGGTGGAAGTATCTGAAACTGACAACTTGAGCAGCACGAAGTATAAAAAGTGTCACTACTTTTGCAGTTATTGTGATTGCTCCAATCAACAATCTCACTTTTGGCAAGTGGGCTATTGCAGAGAGGACAGAAAGATTCTGAGGAAACAGATTCATTGGTTTTGAGATTATATCTCTTTTGGCGTCTTCGAGTTGCCAATGGAACATTACCATCAACGATCTCGGGAATCCTGTTGAATTGAAAAGGAATAAGTTTCCCAGCTGTTCTTACAATTGTGCTCTCTCGAGACGGATTCTCTTCCTGCAAATCAGGTAATTAATCAATGACTTGCTAGTTGCTAATTCAATTCAGGCTTCTACTAAAGGGAAAAACTAAATACTAATCAACAAAAGCATGTTCTCCCTAAACCCTACCAGTGAGCATTTAAAATTCTATTTCGAATATGCATCAGGCTGCGGCACATCTAATGCCATAAAAGGCAAAAAATTAAGTCCACATATATGCAAAATCAGTGGACTAGCTGTATATATGGGGCATAACAAGCAAAGAGAACTTGACGCAAAAGATGAGAAGAGTCTTAAAAAATCTCACTATGTAACACTCATAAAACAGGTCACAGCCAACTTTCCGAAGTTAAAACCCATCACTGAAATGTCTTCACTCCCAACCACACTTATATATCGAATGGGTCAGGCAAAACAAATTATACCTGCAGTAGAGCCACAAAAGATGAGACCAAGCTATTGATGCTAGAACTCGGACTTGTAGACAGTTTAATGGTCTTTAGACTGCCCTGCCAAATAGATGAGACAAATCCAGTCAGTAACAATTACAAAATGCTATCTGACAAACATGGATGACAGCCTGCAAAAGAATTCCAGATTTTCCAAAACAAGAAGCAGAACAAACAAAAAGCACCGACATATTTCTttgaaaatgtttatgcatATCCGGAGGAGTACAAACCTGTCAAGATTGCAAAACATGTTGATCTCTTGGGCAAAACAATCACGCAGAGGAAGCACAGCTGGAATTTCCCACCTAGCGTCAACATACTGTATATCAGCAGGTAATGAATATCCTTGACCCTGTTATAATATATGGAAATGAGCACCCATAACATAAGGTTGATTCTTAGTACAATGCATGTTACAAGATTTTAATTTATACGAGATAAATGTAGAGATGGATCATAAAATCCAtataattacataatttttaagtaaaaagaATAGGGAGCTAAAACATTTGCTTAGCACAGTAGCACACATATTATCATATAGTAGGAAAGGGTTACTCGGTGCAAGTAGTTTGCATACATATTCACTTTAATCATATTGAGAtccctatgaaaaaaaaaaaagcttttgatTTGCAACTTAGGCATATATTATATTCTTCAGATAAATACAATCTAAAAATTGAATTGTACTAATGAATTCAAAAGTTCCACCAGTGAAACTCgtgacaaaaataatttaagctCAGTAGACACAAAGCATCATTATTTTACCCTTTGTACGAAAATTTATTTAAGGTAATGTTCAAAGTTGCTTAAACTTCAACAAAGTGTATATCTGGGCAGTTGATACAACAAACGAGATGCACACAAGTATTATAATCTCAACAGGTAACTGTCCTAGCATAATGTCTTGAGAAAAACTAGACAGAGAGCATACGAAAATTGACAAACAAGCAATTTGATTGACcacaaaaaattcaatttggtACGGTACCTCACAAGTCAAGACTCATGACAGAAAATTCTTAATTTACTCCTAGTAACAACTTCAATTCAGTTAAATTCAATTGCTAAACTTTCAGTGTCCCCATGGCGTAGCTCAAGTGGTTGACCTCGGACACCCGAAGGAATTAGAGGAGGAGGTCAAGGGTTCAAATTCTAGCTACTAACATAACCTACTTAGAACAACTAACATTTGCCTATAAAAGAACTACAAACCTTCACGGTGGCTGAAAGGACATGAGCAGCAATCCTTGAAATGCACGAGCCCAGAAGAATCCTGTTATACCCAAATTCAGAAGCCACCTGAAAAATGATTACCAATTTCAAATTGAACACGTTTCCAAACATATACATATGTATATGCCTATAAGCTAGTATCAGAAAAATCCAGAAGCAAACCTTTTGCAAGGCCAACATGCGCAGAGAAAGCAACATATCCTCCCTACCAGTGGTATCACTCACTACATTCATCAGCTCAATTAACCTATCTTTTCCATCACTAGAATCCGATGAATAAACAGTTTCAATAGGAACAAAATGCAACTCTTTCCTTGGTGGGGCTAAACTCGACACAATCAAACTAATAACTTCAACCGCCTCTTCCATTTCATGAGCTGGAATCGGTAAAACAGCACTCTCATCAATAAAAACCACTCCAACACCAAACACAGGCAGTGACCTATCTCTACTAGCTTCAAAGTTCTTATGAGCCCTCTCTTGCAAATCAT containing:
- the LOC25499016 gene encoding cytoplasmic tRNA 2-thiolation protein 2, whose product is MACNGVGGCQSGCYKDEEQTHDQPTESSETESKTSTNICIKCKLNDVISGYGGIDDGRFCADCFRSNLFGKFRLAVTSNAMISPTDKVLVAFSGGPSSRVALQFVHDLQERAHKNFEASRDRSLPVFGVGVVFIDESAVLPIPAHEMEEAVEVISLIVSSLAPPRKELHFVPIETVYSSDSSDGKDRLIELMNVVSDTTGREDMLLSLRMLALQKVASEFGYNRILLGSCISRIAAHVLSATVKGQGYSLPADIQYVDARWEIPAVLPLRDCFAQEINMFCNLDSLKTIKLSTSPSSSINSLVSSFVALLQEENPSRESTIVRTAGKLIPFQFNRIPEIVDGNVPLATRRRQKRYNLKTNESVSSESFCPLCNSPLAKSEIVDWSNHNNCKSSDTFYTSCCSSCQFQILPPDTTSMEKFYTDLPHSMVARANRVNNGNLNALREQIQDCLLSDGENET